The Paenibacillus sp. RC334 nucleotide sequence ATATGTATCCTGCTGCTGACGCATATCTTCATCCCGCCGTTGGTCCCACACCTGATTATTCACGAGCGCATCCTTCACGACCCGTTTGCGAAACTGTACGAGCATGGCCCACAGCATAAACAACAGCACAACCATGACCAGCGACACCTTTTTGCGAAAAGAGCTGATCCGCTGGGCAGTGTCCTGACCAACATCCTTAACGGAAATGTAAAGAGCCTCCTCCCCCATGCGGCTGAACCCTATTCCGTGCTTCACTCCCTGATCTTCAACAACGCCCGTATTGCCCTCCAGCAGCCTGCGGGTCACACCCGTAATGTCTGTCCGATTGATATCCGGTGTGTTGAGGGAAGCTACGACCTTGAATTGATTATTATAAAATAAAGTCTCATGCTGATTGACCGGTTTACTCTTGATAATACCGCTGAACATACCGGAGTCAATGGTACGCACCATAAATCCGCCCGTCTGCGCCCCCTGAATCCTGCATACGATATACTGCGCAGGCTGATGATCCTCTGTCACAAAGGGGCTTACAGCGCAGCCGTTTTGCAGCAATTTAATTTGCTGTATCGCGCTTTTCATCTCACGGTTGTCACGTCCGGCGATTACGCGATACTGTTCATCCAGCACATAAAATGCTCCGCTTTCACGCTTAAAGCCCTCGGTATACTGACGCGTCCCCTGATTCAGTATGTTTTTGCCAAGGCTGGAGGCCAGCTCATTCAGTTCAGCCTGCCATGCCGCGTAATGCTCGGATATGTGGCTGGACAATTCCTGCACTTCATACCGGAGCTGCTCGTCCTGAATGTCTGCCAATTGACCGTTGAATTCCCGAACAATAAACCACTGAAGCGCAATGGCCATAAGCACGGTTACGCCCAGAACAAGCAGGTACAGGATCAGCTTTTGCCAACCCGGTTTCAACAAAGCCCATCGCTTCATGCTTCCCTGTCTCCTCCATTCGGTTCAAGTTGGCCCAGAATAGCCTGCATCAGACACTCCAGTTCGTAGTTGACTAGCGGCAGCCGTGCGCACAGCAGCCGGGGAGTCCGGCGCTGGAGTGCAGCAAACCTCGCAGCGGTTTCCGTTGCCCCATCCGTCAGCAGCAGCAACTCGCAGGTTTTTGCAATATATAAACGATCCAGCTCTTCTTCGCTATACTCGCGCAGATCAACAATGTAAATATCATGACGATCATCCATATGCTGAAGTGAGCTGGAGACGGTCAGGGTTACTCCCGCATGCCGTGCAGCATGATACTGGTGAAGCAGACGCATTCCTTTTTCCCAGAGCTCATGCTCAGCCGAGTCGAATCGTTCACAAAAAAGACGCAGCGCTCGTTCTGTATTGACATCTTTCAAAAATGCCAAAACGCTGATATTATACATGTAGTTCCTCATTTCTTACTTCCTGATTGGAGTTGCGCAGTTCTTATGACACCCCAAAACATTCTATTTGTTGACGACAGCCCTATGGTTTTGTCCCTGCTTGAACGGACATTGTCGGAAGAAAGGTTCACCTTACATACCGCTCATACCACCAAAGAAGCCTTGCAGGTGCTGGAGCAGCACCCGATTGATGTCGTGGTTTCCGATCTGCTTATGCCTGGTCTGGACGGGATTACCTTCCTTCGCATGATCAAGAAGGATTATCCCCATATCGTGCGGATCATTTTGTCAGGTCACCTGCATACGCAGACCATTTTATCCGCGATTAATCAAGTGGGCGTATTCCGCTTTTTGACAAAACCACTGGAGCTGGATGATGACACACTGAAAAAAATCCTATACGAGGCGCTTGATGAAGCCAAGCTCAACCGAAACCGCCTGTATACAGACCAGAACGCGGCTTCCAACTTATCGGTATTTTTAGACAGTATTCTGAATGCTCCATACCGACCTTATGTGCTGCTTAATGAGCAAGATTTCGTAACCGCTGTACATGTTGCACTCGCTGAGCTGTATCCTGTCGGCTGCTCGCTTCGTCATCCTGAACAGGAAGGCATTCAGTTAACTGCACACTCACTGTATATACCGTATGATGAGTCGGAATCTTCCGATCCCGACCTGTATACGCTGGATACGCTGACCCTGGGACGTTCATCCTTACGCCTTATCCGCCTTAGCGAGATCGCCTGAGTGACGGGCGCCGCCCTTCAACACGGCGGCTGCCCCAATCACGGTCAGGCATGCATACATCCACAGCATCCCCGCCGTTAGCAGCGGGTGACGAATATAGCTTTTCAGATTGCTCCATGTATATAGCACCGGACGGAAAAAGTACCACCGTTCCAGCGCCTTCCGCAATCCCCCCTCCTCAGACGACATCGTACGATCCATCACCGAGAAGTAATAGGCTTTTTTACGTAATACATCACGCAGATAGACCTGTTTTTCATCATGATATACACGTGTAAATACCGCCCGCCGGATGACTCCGCCAGACTCTATATAACGCAGGGTCGGCTGTATTTCTTCAAAAGCAATCTGCTCTGCGTTAAATCCGCCTGTCGATTCATAAGCGCTCATTCGCCAGAAGCGTGCTGCTTCAATCGAACGTTTTCCCAAGGTGTCACCCGCGTTGTTAATCACATTCCGCTCAAAGACTTTGACTTTGGAAAAAAAGTTGGTCGCTTCCGAATAGGCCTCCTCGGGAACGACCAATGCGCCGATGTCCTGATGATGGTCAAAAAAGTCGATGCTCTGCTGAATCAAATGCTCGGCTAAAATCATATCGGAATCCAATACAAGTATGTATTCGGCACCCAAACGTCCGGCTTCCTCAACCGCCTTGACTCTCGCGACTCCCCGCTCTCCATGAGGAAGCTCCAATATCGTTACGGGTACTGGACTCCCTGCAGCTAGCGTACGAATCGTCTCCACCGTCTGATCCTCCGAGCCGTCATCGGCAATCACGATATGCAGATCCTTGTAATTTTGCCACATACAGCTCCGCAAACAAGGCTCTATCGTCCGTTCATTGTTGTACGTGGAGAAGAGAATGACCACTTTGTCCACTCTGTTCCGCCTCCTTTACCCAATCTCCCATCAACTGCTCAAATGCAGCCGCCGTATGATCAAAATGAAATCCCAGCGCATACTGATACGCCCGCTCACGCATGGCCATATAGTCTTCGCCGCCGTTGGCTGCTCTTTCCATTTGTTCAGATAATCCCCGGACGTCGCCGTGGAAGCACAGATATCCGCTTTTCCCAAAATCCGTCGCGTCCACCAGTCCGGGTGAATTACTGACGATGCTGGGAGTCCCCACAGCCGCTGCTTCGGTAATCGTCAAGCCCCAGCCTTCACGCAGGGAAGGGAAAACGAGCGCGTGGGCGCGGCTCATCAGTTCCAGCTTATGCTCTTCTGAGACGAATCCGTAAAAGGTAATATCCGCTTGTGATTGTCCCTGTTCATCCGGTTCTCCGTAGGTCAATCCATACCGTTTCATAATCGGCAATAATTGTTCTGCCACATAGGTTTTATCGGTTTTTCCAGCGATCCATAACATAGCCTGAGGAAATTTTTTCTTAAGCTCTCCAAAAGCTTCAACCACCAGATCAATGCCTTTATATTTCACAAAGCGCCCGGCGTACATAAAGGTCGGATTGGACTCCTTGGTTAAGAATTGTTCCCGAGGCCAGTGTTCAAACTCAATGCCTTCAGGCAACAGATGAACACGATCCGGGTGAAAGCCCAGCTTGAGCAGATCATAACGGGTAGACGGGGATACGGTAATTGTCCGATCCTTACGAGCAAGCTTGAGCATCAAGGGCTCCAGGCGATATCCGATATGGTTCAGCGGAAAACCAGCATTTTCAAACCATATTTCCCTTGTTAGCTGATGTATAAAGAAAATTCGCTTGGGCGCCTCCACCCAGAAACGGGTGAAAAACTGATGCGTGTTCGCCTGATTAATCACATAATCAATATGCTTACGATGATGGCGATAATAGCGCATGGCATAATAAATGACGCTATAAATGTTTCCTTTTCGGATATACGTAATTCCGTCTATGATTTCTTCCTCGGGCATCCCCTCAAGCCTGGGCGAAAAATGAATAAACTGAAAACGGTCTTGCTGTGAGCGTTTGAGCATTTCGTGGGTGAAAATTTCGGCTCCCCCGCTTTTAGGCGAACGAATGTCACGCCAGGAGAGCAACAGAACTACGGTTTTACCATCCTGTTCAGGTATTGTATTCACGGGTTGAATCCCCCCTTATCTTTATTTTGAACAAATATACATAGGCATCTACCACAAAATAGAGAGACATGGCGCCGTAAACAATCAATTCAGATAGCAGAAAGTCATACGGGTTTTGATGTGCAATATGAAAGGCTGCCAATAAAGTCGCAGCTCCAGCCAGCAGCCCGAACATAAATTTGCGTCTGCCCACCAGCACATGCACATGAACAAAGAACAGCACGATAGAAAACAGCCAATACACCCATCCTCCCAGCGGAATATAGGCTTCTGCCGACTGGTATGAAGACCCGAATAGTACGGGAATAGAGGGCGGGAATACAAAGGTGGTGCCCACATATACACAGATAGCTGCAACAGCCATTAATCCGGCATAGACGGCAACCAGCTTGCCCAGGGCTTGGCGATCATGACCCTGCGCACCGAGCTTTGGAATAAAGGCGGCAATCAGGCTGTACGACACGTAATAGACCAACTGGCTGTATTTCAGCGCAATCGCATAGCCACTGGCCTGTTCGGGAAAGTAATGCTGCACATACAGCATGTCAATGGAGATGCAGAACAAAATAAATAAATTCGTAATAAGACTATCCGTAAAATCCTGGCCTAGTGATTTCCATAGCCCGGAAGGTATACGTTCCTTAGTGTGACCGAGTAAGGATAAGCCCCGAACCGAAACAGCCCAGCCGTGAAGCAGCGACAGCAGCATCCCCCCACAGCTTGCCAGCAGCAAAGCCTCCAGCTTCAGCCCTGACGCAGCCAGTATAAAAAACAGGCTCAGCTTTCCTAAAACCTCCAAGTAATAGTTCACATTCAGCGCCAGCATGCGTTCCCTGCCCTGTAGATCTCCACGGCACGAGCTGACGAGAATATGCAGCCCTACCAAGCCATACAGCATGAACAGCGGGCCAGACTCCACGCCTAATAGCGAGCGCAGCAGCGGATGAAACGCCAGCAAAATGACTATGGCAAGCACGGTTAGCAACAGTGGTGCTTTTAGCAATAGGGAACCGAGTGGCAGGCTACGCAATGGAAGCTTCCTGTCTCCTTTGGAGACCAGCTTGGCTGTTAATAGCTGAATAGACAGGCCCAAAACAGACAAAAGTGCAAAGAGGGCCAGCAGCGCATTCGCCTGACCATAAGCTTGTCCGGTAAGATACCAGCTCGCTGCAATATGGAAGAAAAAATTAAAGCCGTTCAGCAGCACATTAAATACAGGAAACATCAATGTTCGCAAGCGATTTGTCACGTGCTTATCTCACCCGCCGATCCAGTCGCCAAATATCAATGATGGAGCGCAAGAAACGAATGGAATCCTTCCAGACATGGATGTGCGATCCGTCCCGGTCAATACATTTGACTGGTAATTGCAGCACCCGAAGCTGGAGCCGCTTGGCGATAAACATCATTTCCAGATCCAGCGCCAGCCCGAGCTGTTCCTTCAAATGCGGGAACATACGCTTCACAGCGACCGAGCTCATCACTTTAAGCCCTGTCTGGGAATCCACCACGCCTGTCGGTAAAAAGGGCCGGGAAATGACACGTTTGCCGAAACTGACTACAGATCGTAATAAGGAACGGTTTTCAGCTGTCATGTCCTTGGTTCCAATCACCACATCATAGTAGCCCTGCTGAACGAC carries:
- a CDS encoding ATP-binding protein, which encodes MKRWALLKPGWQKLILYLLVLGVTVLMAIALQWFIVREFNGQLADIQDEQLRYEVQELSSHISEHYAAWQAELNELASSLGKNILNQGTRQYTEGFKRESGAFYVLDEQYRVIAGRDNREMKSAIQQIKLLQNGCAVSPFVTEDHQPAQYIVCRIQGAQTGGFMVRTIDSGMFSGIIKSKPVNQHETLFYNNQFKVVASLNTPDINRTDITGVTRRLLEGNTGVVEDQGVKHGIGFSRMGEEALYISVKDVGQDTAQRISSFRKKVSLVMVVLLFMLWAMLVQFRKRVVKDALVNNQVWDQRRDEDMRQQQDTYYLPLMQTIEQQLQELQEQTTRLTGGDDLKLLGFYHDLANRFEAASSQGKGATHEELEYFRELNENFIQGRLKQESSLGGLLTGVRTLRDELEEKMHDNSGISFTDMNEVLSESLKWANRSLNMKDIQVILRQEPVPSIAAQAPLLYKTIQGLLENAVQAMGQADELPEDQHRSRTGLRTKRQTQVLKVSSRLEEGEIVITIEDTGGGIDDKMRWSYFQPDYSQNSQEHTFSLYHMDAYLKTISGRLKLRNTDQGLQAIVRLRR
- a CDS encoding response regulator, translating into MTPQNILFVDDSPMVLSLLERTLSEERFTLHTAHTTKEALQVLEQHPIDVVVSDLLMPGLDGITFLRMIKKDYPHIVRIILSGHLHTQTILSAINQVGVFRFLTKPLELDDDTLKKILYEALDEAKLNRNRLYTDQNAASNLSVFLDSILNAPYRPYVLLNEQDFVTAVHVALAELYPVGCSLRHPEQEGIQLTAHSLYIPYDESESSDPDLYTLDTLTLGRSSLRLIRLSEIA
- a CDS encoding glycosyltransferase family A protein, which translates into the protein MDKVVILFSTYNNERTIEPCLRSCMWQNYKDLHIVIADDGSEDQTVETIRTLAAGSPVPVTILELPHGERGVARVKAVEEAGRLGAEYILVLDSDMILAEHLIQQSIDFFDHHQDIGALVVPEEAYSEATNFFSKVKVFERNVINNAGDTLGKRSIEAARFWRMSAYESTGGFNAEQIAFEEIQPTLRYIESGGVIRRAVFTRVYHDEKQVYLRDVLRKKAYYFSVMDRTMSSEEGGLRKALERWYFFRPVLYTWSNLKSYIRHPLLTAGMLWMYACLTVIGAAAVLKGGARHSGDLAKADKA
- a CDS encoding glycosyltransferase family 4 protein, whose translation is MNTIPEQDGKTVVLLLSWRDIRSPKSGGAEIFTHEMLKRSQQDRFQFIHFSPRLEGMPEEEIIDGITYIRKGNIYSVIYYAMRYYRHHRKHIDYVINQANTHQFFTRFWVEAPKRIFFIHQLTREIWFENAGFPLNHIGYRLEPLMLKLARKDRTITVSPSTRYDLLKLGFHPDRVHLLPEGIEFEHWPREQFLTKESNPTFMYAGRFVKYKGIDLVVEAFGELKKKFPQAMLWIAGKTDKTYVAEQLLPIMKRYGLTYGEPDEQGQSQADITFYGFVSEEHKLELMSRAHALVFPSLREGWGLTITEAAAVGTPSIVSNSPGLVDATDFGKSGYLCFHGDVRGLSEQMERAANGGEDYMAMRERAYQYALGFHFDHTAAAFEQLMGDWVKEAEQSGQSGHSLLHVQQ
- a CDS encoding transporter, encoding MTNRLRTLMFPVFNVLLNGFNFFFHIAASWYLTGQAYGQANALLALFALLSVLGLSIQLLTAKLVSKGDRKLPLRSLPLGSLLLKAPLLLTVLAIVILLAFHPLLRSLLGVESGPLFMLYGLVGLHILVSSCRGDLQGRERMLALNVNYYLEVLGKLSLFFILAASGLKLEALLLASCGGMLLSLLHGWAVSVRGLSLLGHTKERIPSGLWKSLGQDFTDSLITNLFILFCISIDMLYVQHYFPEQASGYAIALKYSQLVYYVSYSLIAAFIPKLGAQGHDRQALGKLVAVYAGLMAVAAICVYVGTTFVFPPSIPVLFGSSYQSAEAYIPLGGWVYWLFSIVLFFVHVHVLVGRRKFMFGLLAGAATLLAAFHIAHQNPYDFLLSELIVYGAMSLYFVVDAYVYLFKIKIRGDSTREYNT